The following are encoded in a window of Massilia sp. R2A-15 genomic DNA:
- a CDS encoding 4-oxalocrotonate tautomerase family protein produces MPILNVKVSAAKSPQLVAAISDMLLDVTTRILKKDRRVTAIAIDFIAPDCWIVGGAPLSEQGRSSFYFDIKITDETNTKAEKAQYIRAAFDGFARILGDLHEESYIHIEDVRAASYGYGGLTQEYRYHH; encoded by the coding sequence ATGCCCATCCTGAACGTCAAGGTCAGCGCCGCCAAATCGCCACAGCTGGTGGCCGCGATATCCGACATGCTGCTCGACGTGACGACGCGCATCCTGAAAAAGGACCGGCGCGTCACCGCCATTGCGATCGACTTCATCGCGCCCGACTGCTGGATCGTGGGCGGCGCGCCGCTCAGCGAACAAGGCCGCAGCAGCTTCTACTTCGACATCAAGATCACCGACGAGACCAACACCAAGGCCGAGAAGGCGCAGTACATCCGCGCGGCGTTCGACGGCTTTGCGCGCATACTCGGCGACCTGCACGAAGAGAGCTACATCCACATCGAGGACGTGCGCGCCGCGTCATATGGCTACGGCGGCCTGACGCAGGAATACCGCTACCACCACTAA
- a CDS encoding DUF3052 family protein has translation MNEKTVADKMFLKNAKSIAVLNGAAHPGMVAQLPAQLIDESGGPADVVVMFALNQKELDQYLPQAKERLGDKGSLWIAYLKQSAPKATDINRDTINATAQQHGITAVAIISVDADWSALRLKRL, from the coding sequence ATGAACGAAAAGACTGTTGCAGACAAGATGTTCCTGAAAAACGCCAAGTCGATCGCGGTGCTCAATGGCGCCGCCCATCCCGGCATGGTGGCCCAGTTGCCGGCCCAGCTGATCGACGAGAGCGGCGGCCCGGCCGACGTGGTGGTGATGTTCGCGCTGAACCAGAAAGAGCTCGACCAGTACCTGCCGCAGGCCAAGGAGCGTCTGGGCGACAAGGGCTCGCTGTGGATCGCCTACCTCAAGCAGAGCGCACCGAAAGCGACCGACATCAACCGCGACACGATCAACGCAACGGCCCAGCAGCACGGCATCACCGCGGTGGCCATCATATCGGTGGACGCCGACTGGTCGGCGCTGCGCCTCAAGCGGCTGTAA
- a CDS encoding response regulator transcription factor: MLHIVDDEDVIRDSLAWLAQSRGISACGYASAQAFLDQAGARFDAGGDCVLLDVRMPDMNGVAVFDQLSARGLTGRLPVIFLTGHGDVPMAVDTLKRGAFDFFEKPFNDNQLMDRVQEALAQSRQAGVGAAVQSRLASLSAREREVLDLILAGKLNKVVADELGISMRTVEVHRAHIFDKMQVKTAVELAGLLK, from the coding sequence ATGCTTCACATCGTCGACGACGAGGACGTGATTCGCGACTCGCTCGCGTGGCTGGCCCAGTCGCGCGGAATTTCCGCGTGCGGCTACGCCAGCGCGCAGGCTTTTCTCGACCAGGCCGGCGCGCGTTTCGACGCCGGCGGCGACTGCGTGCTGCTCGACGTGCGCATGCCCGACATGAACGGCGTCGCGGTGTTCGACCAGCTGAGCGCGCGCGGTCTGACCGGGCGGTTGCCGGTGATCTTCCTGACCGGGCACGGCGACGTGCCGATGGCGGTGGACACCCTCAAGCGCGGCGCCTTCGACTTTTTCGAGAAGCCCTTCAACGACAACCAGCTGATGGACCGGGTGCAGGAAGCGCTGGCGCAATCGCGCCAGGCCGGCGTGGGCGCCGCAGTCCAGTCGCGGCTGGCGTCGCTGTCGGCGCGCGAGCGCGAAGTGCTCGACCTGATCCTGGCCGGCAAGCTCAACAAAGTGGTGGCCGACGAACTTGGCATCAGCATGCGCACGGTGGAAGTGCACCGCGCGCATATCTTCGACAAGATGCAGGTCAAGACCGCCGTGGAGCTGGCAGGCCTGCTGAAATAA
- a CDS encoding N-acetylmuramoyl-L-alanine amidase: MPRPPHFRTEPVTGAAIKRRTVLKAGGTLLLSVLAPMKAMAAQILAVRVWPAPDYTRVTLENDSALKATHFVVPNPQRLVVDIEGLTLNPTLKSLVAKIQSNDPYIERVRVGQNLPNVVRLVFDLKEEIKPQVFTLAPVGAYKHRLIFDLYPVAPVDPIAVMIEKGEWPRDPEAPVGTPAVPALPPDPLAKQESEMPAMAVVKPKEPAAKAEPKVTRLITIALDPGHGGEDPGALGASGTREKDIVLSIAKRLKFKLEELPNMRVMLTRDADFFVPLGMRVEKARKVQADLFVSLHADAFVEPSARGSSVFVLSEKGASSTAARWLANKENLADAIGGVNLGTHDKQLASVLLDLSTTAQISDSLKLGKAVLGEIGGIARLHRGAVEQAGFAVLKAPDIPSILIETAFISNPEEEAKLKDNGYQDQIADAITKGIRRYFAKNPPLAKSRMT, encoded by the coding sequence ATGCCTCGACCGCCTCACTTTCGCACCGAACCTGTGACCGGCGCTGCCATCAAGCGCCGCACCGTGCTCAAGGCCGGCGGCACGCTGCTGCTGTCGGTGCTCGCCCCGATGAAGGCGATGGCCGCGCAGATCCTCGCCGTGCGCGTGTGGCCGGCTCCCGACTACACCCGCGTCACGCTGGAAAACGACAGCGCCCTGAAGGCCACCCACTTCGTCGTCCCCAACCCACAACGGCTGGTGGTCGACATCGAAGGGCTGACGCTGAACCCGACGCTCAAAAGCCTGGTCGCCAAGATCCAGTCGAACGACCCGTACATCGAGCGGGTGCGGGTTGGCCAGAACCTCCCGAACGTGGTGCGCCTGGTGTTCGACCTGAAGGAAGAAATCAAGCCGCAGGTATTTACGCTGGCGCCGGTGGGCGCCTACAAGCACCGCCTGATTTTCGACCTGTACCCGGTGGCGCCGGTCGATCCGATCGCGGTGATGATCGAAAAGGGCGAATGGCCGCGTGACCCCGAAGCGCCGGTCGGCACGCCCGCGGTGCCGGCGCTGCCGCCCGACCCGCTCGCAAAGCAGGAATCCGAGATGCCGGCCATGGCCGTCGTCAAGCCGAAGGAGCCGGCTGCGAAGGCGGAGCCGAAAGTCACGCGCCTGATCACCATCGCGCTCGACCCGGGCCACGGCGGCGAGGATCCCGGAGCGCTGGGCGCCTCGGGTACGCGCGAGAAGGACATCGTGCTGTCGATCGCCAAGCGCCTCAAGTTCAAGCTGGAGGAACTGCCGAACATGCGCGTGATGCTCACGCGCGACGCCGACTTCTTCGTCCCGCTCGGCATGCGCGTGGAAAAAGCGCGCAAGGTGCAGGCCGACCTGTTCGTGTCGCTGCACGCGGACGCATTCGTCGAACCGAGCGCGCGCGGATCGTCGGTGTTCGTGCTGTCCGAAAAAGGCGCCAGCTCCACCGCCGCGCGCTGGCTGGCCAACAAGGAAAACCTGGCCGATGCGATCGGCGGCGTGAACCTCGGCACCCACGACAAGCAGCTCGCCAGCGTGCTGCTCGACCTGTCGACCACCGCCCAGATCAGCGACAGCCTCAAGCTGGGCAAGGCGGTGCTGGGCGAGATCGGCGGCATCGCCAGACTGCATCGCGGCGCGGTCGAACAGGCCGGCTTCGCCGTGCTGAAGGCGCCCGACATCCCGTCGATCCTGATCGAGACCGCGTTCATCTCCAATCCCGAGGAAGAAGCGAAGCTGAAGGACAACGGCTACCAGGACCAGATTGCCGACGCGATCACCAAGGGAATCCGCCGCTACTTCGCCAAGAATCCCCCGCTGGCCAAGAGCCGCATGACTTGA
- a CDS encoding ATP-binding protein encodes MKIPFVHAAPHHLRWPLRFLLPAVLVLLFVAVLIWLPWQAREMESNERQEQLIADTLWVEQAVRFELSRSEDALASLGNELAAQPPADKLQARFAQLLNNGHELRAVRWLDAQAGTLAERGADVAAGALSATSRNAWELARDTRKARYSDAYAAASGRASLVDYHLPLYRNGRFAGTLTATYDLKLLLDETVPWWFAQDNAISLVDRDDRNLATRAAAGPGRGVYTHKRALDLPGATMFLATDSVKGPPRLLPNLLVGSVIALALGLLASLAALWRHIARRLAAEGALRQQMAFRTAMENSLVTGLRARDLEGRVTYVNPAFCQIVGLPPEELVGKAPPMAYWAPEAMADYQQRFASVLAGNVTPQFETIFQRSDGVRVPVLIFEAPLVDSEGRQTGWMGSILDISDRKNAEELARQQQEKLHASARLATMGEISSMLAHELNQPLAAISSYTTGALNMLGRSSDTGAALDPAVLKPALEQASVQARRAGQIIRSVHEFVKKREPERQPVDIAALVEGIRTLIELQANKHFVAIQTAIPADLPAVSADRMMLEQVLLNLTRNAIEAMQDIVPERRVLRIVAAHEAGQVMVSVIDQGHGIAPEVAERLFSPFFSTKAEGMGMGLSICRTAIEFHGGTLTHADNPGGGTIFRFSLPSQA; translated from the coding sequence ATGAAAATTCCGTTCGTGCATGCTGCGCCGCACCATCTGCGCTGGCCACTGCGCTTCCTCCTCCCCGCCGTGCTGGTGCTGCTGTTCGTCGCCGTGCTGATCTGGCTGCCGTGGCAGGCGCGCGAAATGGAAAGCAATGAGCGCCAGGAGCAGCTGATCGCCGACACCCTGTGGGTCGAGCAGGCGGTGCGCTTCGAGCTGAGCCGCAGCGAGGACGCACTGGCGTCGCTGGGCAACGAGCTGGCCGCGCAGCCGCCGGCGGACAAGCTGCAGGCGCGCTTCGCCCAGCTGCTCAACAATGGCCACGAACTGCGCGCGGTGCGCTGGCTCGATGCGCAGGCCGGCACGCTGGCCGAGCGCGGCGCCGACGTGGCGGCCGGCGCGCTTTCGGCCACGTCGCGCAACGCCTGGGAGCTGGCGCGCGACACCCGCAAGGCGCGCTACAGCGATGCCTACGCAGCCGCGTCGGGCCGCGCTTCCCTGGTCGACTACCACCTGCCCCTGTACCGCAACGGCCGCTTCGCAGGCACCCTGACCGCCACCTACGACCTCAAGCTGCTGCTCGACGAAACCGTGCCCTGGTGGTTCGCGCAGGACAACGCCATCTCGCTGGTCGATCGCGACGACAGGAACCTGGCCACGCGCGCAGCCGCGGGGCCGGGGCGCGGCGTGTACACCCACAAGCGCGCGCTCGACCTGCCCGGCGCGACCATGTTCCTGGCCACCGACAGCGTCAAGGGTCCGCCGCGCCTGCTGCCCAATTTGCTTGTCGGCTCGGTCATCGCGCTGGCGCTCGGCCTGCTGGCGAGCCTGGCCGCGCTGTGGCGCCACATCGCGCGCCGGCTCGCCGCGGAAGGCGCGCTGCGTCAGCAGATGGCGTTTCGCACCGCGATGGAAAACTCGCTGGTGACGGGCCTGCGCGCGCGCGACCTCGAAGGGCGCGTCACCTACGTCAATCCGGCGTTCTGCCAGATCGTCGGCTTGCCGCCGGAGGAACTGGTGGGCAAGGCGCCGCCGATGGCCTACTGGGCGCCCGAGGCGATGGCCGACTACCAGCAGCGCTTCGCCTCGGTGCTGGCGGGGAACGTGACGCCGCAGTTCGAGACCATCTTCCAGCGCTCCGACGGCGTGCGCGTGCCGGTGCTGATCTTCGAGGCGCCGCTGGTCGACAGCGAAGGCCGCCAGACCGGCTGGATGGGATCGATCCTCGACATCTCCGACCGCAAGAACGCCGAGGAACTGGCGCGCCAGCAGCAGGAAAAACTGCACGCGAGCGCGCGCCTGGCGACAATGGGCGAGATCTCGTCAATGCTGGCGCATGAGCTGAACCAGCCGCTGGCCGCCATTTCGAGCTACACCACTGGCGCGCTGAACATGCTCGGGCGCTCGTCCGACACCGGCGCCGCGCTCGACCCGGCGGTGCTCAAACCGGCGCTGGAACAGGCCAGCGTGCAGGCGCGCCGCGCCGGCCAGATCATCCGCAGCGTGCACGAATTCGTCAAGAAGCGCGAGCCGGAGCGCCAGCCGGTCGACATCGCCGCGCTGGTCGAGGGGATCCGCACGCTGATCGAGCTGCAGGCCAACAAGCACTTCGTCGCGATCCAGACCGCGATCCCGGCGGACCTGCCGGCCGTCAGCGCCGACCGCATGATGCTCGAGCAGGTGCTGCTGAACCTGACGCGCAACGCGATCGAAGCAATGCAGGACATCGTGCCGGAGCGGCGCGTCCTGCGCATAGTGGCGGCGCACGAGGCGGGCCAGGTGATGGTGTCGGTGATCGACCAGGGACACGGCATCGCGCCCGAAGTGGCAGAGCGCCTGTTCTCGCCCTTCTTCTCGACCAAGGCCGAAGGCATGGGCATGGGCCTGTCGATCTGCCGCACGGCGATCGAATTTCACGGCGGCACCCTGACCCACGCCGACAACCCCGGCGGCGGCACCATTTTCCGGTTTTCCTTGCCCAGCCAGGCTTGA
- a CDS encoding TRAP transporter small permease gives MKILDHLEEWVIAFLMGGATLIIFLSVLHRYGTGLPIPYVQDFLLSLHFEWAQELAIIMFVWMAKFGAAYGVRMGVHVGVDVLVRRLPTAWRRNTTLVALLCGMLFTGIIGSLGLRFIWENGMHYAFFSRLGMNVDGVPEGPTTPDLEWPTWFVYSVVPLGSYLMCFRFIQVTWIFLRTGELPHQDEAHVEGLDDEDDEMFAALEPVTPLSAGGAR, from the coding sequence CTGAAAATTCTCGATCACCTCGAAGAGTGGGTGATCGCCTTTCTGATGGGCGGCGCCACGCTGATCATCTTCCTGTCGGTCCTGCACCGCTACGGCACCGGCTTGCCGATCCCCTACGTCCAGGACTTCCTGCTGTCGCTGCATTTCGAATGGGCGCAGGAACTGGCGATCATCATGTTCGTGTGGATGGCAAAATTCGGCGCGGCCTATGGCGTGCGCATGGGCGTGCACGTCGGCGTCGATGTGCTGGTGCGGCGCCTGCCCACCGCCTGGCGGCGCAACACGACGCTGGTGGCGCTGCTGTGCGGGATGCTGTTTACCGGCATCATCGGCTCGCTCGGCCTGCGCTTCATCTGGGAAAACGGCATGCACTACGCGTTCTTCTCGCGGCTGGGCATGAATGTCGACGGCGTGCCGGAAGGGCCGACCACGCCGGACCTTGAGTGGCCGACCTGGTTCGTCTATTCGGTGGTGCCGCTCGGCTCCTACCTAATGTGCTTCCGCTTCATCCAGGTGACCTGGATCTTCCTGCGCACCGGCGAACTGCCGCACCAGGACGAAGCGCACGTGGAGGGCCTGGACGATGAGGACGACGAGATGTTCGCCGCGCTCGAACCGGTCACGCCGCTCAGCGCAGGAGGTGCACGATGA
- a CDS encoding carbonic anhydrase, with protein MRKFITLVACSFAFASASASDAPAAAKPAPEAAKPAPVTIKPTAGAPMSAAAAQRIKEEEAEVELSQKIAARLAVMRANQAARAAAAAKAKKAAEVRAKEPVVLASAAMQPKPLQSSHWSYEGETGPANWGKINADWAKCGTGTRQSPIDLRDGIKVDLEQIAFDYRPSGFNVVDNGHTVQVAVGLGNYITVQNRTYELVQFHFHRPSEERINGRGTEMVVHLVHKDAEGHLAIIAVLLERGAANPMIQTVWNNLPLEKHDTVTPAVTLDVSEILPQKREYFTFMGSLTTPPCTEGVLWLVMKTPMPASPAQMALFSRLYPLNARPTQPGGGRVIKESN; from the coding sequence ATGCGTAAGTTCATCACCCTTGTCGCTTGCAGCTTTGCCTTCGCTTCGGCGAGCGCCAGCGACGCCCCTGCGGCCGCCAAACCGGCGCCGGAAGCGGCCAAGCCCGCGCCGGTGACGATCAAGCCGACGGCCGGCGCGCCCATGTCGGCGGCCGCCGCCCAGCGCATCAAGGAAGAAGAAGCCGAAGTCGAACTGTCGCAGAAAATCGCCGCGCGCCTGGCCGTGATGCGCGCCAACCAGGCCGCGCGCGCCGCTGCAGCCGCCAAGGCGAAGAAAGCGGCCGAGGTCCGCGCGAAGGAACCGGTGGTGCTGGCGTCGGCGGCGATGCAGCCCAAGCCGCTGCAAAGCAGCCACTGGTCGTATGAGGGCGAAACCGGCCCGGCCAACTGGGGCAAGATCAACGCCGACTGGGCCAAGTGCGGCACCGGCACGCGCCAGTCGCCGATCGACCTGCGCGACGGCATAAAGGTCGATCTCGAGCAGATCGCCTTCGACTATCGTCCTTCCGGCTTCAACGTGGTCGACAACGGCCACACGGTGCAGGTGGCGGTCGGCCTTGGCAATTACATCACGGTGCAGAACCGCACCTATGAACTGGTGCAGTTCCACTTCCACCGTCCGTCCGAAGAGCGCATCAACGGCCGCGGCACGGAGATGGTGGTGCACCTGGTGCACAAGGACGCCGAAGGCCACCTGGCCATTATCGCCGTGCTGCTTGAACGCGGCGCCGCCAATCCGATGATCCAGACCGTGTGGAACAACCTGCCGCTGGAGAAGCACGATACGGTCACGCCGGCGGTGACGCTCGACGTCAGCGAGATCCTGCCGCAGAAGCGCGAGTACTTCACGTTCATGGGCTCACTGACCACGCCGCCCTGCACGGAAGGCGTGCTGTGGCTGGTGATGAAGACGCCGATGCCGGCCTCGCCGGCGCAGATGGCGCTGTTTTCGCGCCTGTATCCGCTCAATGCGCGTCCGACCCAGCCGGGCGGGGGGCGCGTGATCAAGGAATCGAACTAA
- the queG gene encoding tRNA epoxyqueuosine(34) reductase QueG codes for MTPPPLDLPELARAIKQWGVELGFADLRITDIDLAHAEPGLQAWLAAGHHGEMDYMASHGMKRARPDELVPGTVRVISARMDYLPAATPDDWRERETARLADPNAAVVSMYARGRDYHKVLRARLQQLAARIEAAAGPFGYRVFTDSAPVMELPLAEKAGLGWRGKHTLMLSREAGSMFFLGEILVDLPLPIDAPASSHCGQCRACIDVCPTQAILGPGRLDARRCISYLTIELKSSIPADLRPLIGNRIYGCDDCQTVCPWNKFAQRATIPDFDQRNGLGDASLVELFGWSEEEFDRRMEGSPIRRIGHERWLRNLAVGLGNAAERLKGDAAIVAALRARADHPSAMVREHVEWALARHA; via the coding sequence ATGACTCCACCCCCACTCGACCTTCCCGAACTCGCGCGCGCCATCAAGCAATGGGGCGTGGAGCTTGGATTCGCCGACCTGCGCATCACCGACATCGACCTCGCGCACGCGGAGCCGGGCCTGCAGGCGTGGCTGGCCGCGGGGCACCACGGCGAGATGGATTATATGGCAAGCCACGGCATGAAGCGCGCCCGCCCGGACGAGCTGGTGCCCGGCACCGTGCGCGTGATCAGCGCGCGCATGGATTACCTGCCGGCCGCCACGCCCGACGACTGGCGCGAGCGCGAGACCGCGCGCCTGGCCGATCCGAACGCCGCGGTGGTGTCGATGTACGCGCGCGGCCGCGATTATCACAAGGTGCTGCGCGCGCGATTGCAGCAGCTGGCCGCGCGCATCGAGGCGGCGGCGGGGCCGTTCGGCTATCGCGTGTTTACCGATTCGGCGCCGGTGATGGAGCTGCCGCTGGCCGAAAAAGCAGGCCTGGGCTGGCGCGGCAAGCACACGCTGATGCTCAGTCGCGAGGCCGGCTCGATGTTCTTCCTCGGCGAGATCCTGGTCGACCTGCCGCTGCCCATCGACGCGCCGGCCTCAAGCCACTGCGGCCAGTGCCGCGCGTGCATCGACGTTTGCCCGACCCAGGCCATCCTCGGGCCGGGCCGGCTGGACGCGCGGCGCTGCATCTCCTACCTGACCATCGAACTGAAAAGCAGCATTCCGGCCGACCTGCGGCCGCTGATCGGCAACCGCATCTACGGCTGCGACGACTGCCAGACGGTCTGCCCGTGGAACAAGTTCGCCCAGCGCGCCACGATCCCCGACTTCGACCAGCGCAACGGGCTGGGCGACGCATCGTTGGTGGAGCTGTTCGGCTGGAGCGAGGAAGAATTCGACCGGCGCATGGAGGGCAGCCCGATCCGCCGCATCGGCCACGAGCGCTGGCTGCGCAACCTGGCCGTCGGGCTGGGCAACGCGGCCGAGCGGCTCAAGGGCGATGCGGCGATCGTCGCGGCGCTGCGCGCTCGCGCCGATCATCCGTCGGCGATGGTGCGCGAGCATGTCGAATGGGCGCTGGCGCGGCACGCCTGA
- the tsaE gene encoding tRNA (adenosine(37)-N6)-threonylcarbamoyltransferase complex ATPase subunit type 1 TsaE, whose amino-acid sequence MQHFTAYLPDEDATAALGAALARTLAPGLVIYLHGDLGAGKTALTRALLHAAGHVGKVKSPTYTLSEPYQVMLAGRPVQVIHFDLYRMSSPEEFLDAGFREDFNQENICIVEWPEKGEPVLPPPDVNVFLRVSGRGREVELQPLSQLGLLCLDRLTFAPNL is encoded by the coding sequence ATGCAGCACTTTACAGCCTACTTGCCCGACGAAGACGCGACCGCCGCGCTGGGCGCCGCGCTGGCGCGCACCCTCGCCCCGGGCCTGGTGATCTACCTGCACGGCGACCTTGGTGCCGGCAAGACCGCCCTCACGCGCGCGCTGCTGCACGCGGCCGGCCACGTGGGCAAGGTCAAGAGCCCGACCTACACCTTGTCCGAGCCCTACCAGGTCATGCTCGCCGGCCGGCCGGTGCAGGTGATCCACTTCGACCTGTACCGCATGTCCAGTCCCGAGGAATTTCTCGACGCCGGCTTTCGCGAAGACTTCAATCAGGAGAACATCTGCATCGTCGAATGGCCGGAAAAAGGCGAGCCGGTGTTGCCGCCACCCGACGTCAATGTATTCCTGCGTGTTTCCGGCCGAGGCCGTGAGGTAGAATTGCAACCGTTGTCTCAACTGGGTTTGCTATGCCTCGACCGCCTCACTTTCGCACCGAACCTGTGA
- a CDS encoding TRAP transporter substrate-binding protein, translated as MKFKSLVVALAAAVSMSAFAQAPIVIKFSHVVATDTPKGQAAERFKELAEKNTKGRVKVEVYPNSQLYKDKEEMEALQLGAVQMLAPSLAKFGPLGVKEFEAFDLPYIFPTKQALYNVTEGPIGKGLLAKLEPKGITGLAYWDNGFKVMSANKPLHTPADFKGLKMRIQSSKVLDAQMRALGANPQVLAFSEVYQALQTGVVDGTENPPSNMYTQKMHEVQKHVTLSNHGYLGYAVIVNKKFWDGLPADIRGQLEKAMADATTFEKAIAQRDNDMALDAIKKAGKTTIYTPTPAEQAAFRKVLLPVHKEMEGRIGKDLITAITKEAAK; from the coding sequence ATGAAATTCAAGTCACTGGTCGTCGCCCTGGCCGCCGCCGTCAGCATGAGCGCGTTCGCGCAAGCGCCGATCGTCATCAAGTTCAGCCATGTGGTCGCGACCGACACGCCGAAAGGCCAGGCCGCCGAGCGCTTCAAGGAGCTGGCCGAGAAGAACACCAAGGGCCGGGTCAAGGTGGAGGTGTATCCGAACAGCCAGCTGTACAAGGACAAGGAAGAGATGGAGGCGCTGCAGCTCGGCGCCGTGCAGATGCTGGCGCCGTCGCTGGCCAAGTTCGGCCCGCTGGGCGTGAAGGAATTCGAAGCGTTCGACCTGCCGTACATCTTCCCGACCAAGCAGGCGCTGTACAACGTGACCGAAGGCCCGATCGGCAAGGGCCTGCTGGCCAAGCTCGAACCGAAGGGCATCACCGGCCTGGCCTACTGGGACAACGGATTCAAGGTGATGTCGGCCAACAAGCCGCTGCACACGCCGGCCGACTTCAAGGGCCTGAAGATGCGCATCCAGTCATCCAAAGTGCTCGACGCCCAGATGCGCGCGCTCGGCGCCAATCCGCAGGTGCTGGCCTTCTCCGAGGTGTACCAGGCGCTGCAGACCGGCGTGGTGGACGGCACCGAGAACCCGCCATCGAACATGTACACCCAGAAGATGCATGAGGTGCAAAAGCACGTGACGCTGTCGAACCACGGCTACCTGGGCTACGCGGTAATCGTCAACAAGAAGTTCTGGGACGGGCTGCCGGCCGACATCCGCGGCCAGCTGGAAAAAGCCATGGCCGACGCCACTACGTTCGAGAAAGCCATCGCCCAGCGCGACAACGACATGGCCCTCGACGCCATCAAGAAGGCCGGCAAGACGACGATCTACACGCCGACGCCAGCCGAGCAGGCGGCGTTCCGCAAGGTCCTGCTGCCGGTGCACAAGGAGATGGAAGGCCGCATCGGCAAGGACTTGATCACCGCCATTACGAAAGAAGCGGCCAAGTAA
- a CDS encoding MarR family winged helix-turn-helix transcriptional regulator, whose protein sequence is MFDHCLYFNTTALARTLEREWTRAFQPFGLTPSQAFMLRVVLEKPALLQSQLALEMAISRPTATRSLDGLQKLGLIERRNTESDGREFAIHPTEAALALKDGLNAASGAVTRRLKKALGAPQFDDTVAKVRQVRAGLE, encoded by the coding sequence ATGTTTGACCACTGCCTCTATTTCAACACCACCGCCCTCGCCCGCACCCTGGAGCGCGAATGGACGCGCGCATTCCAGCCTTTCGGCCTGACGCCCTCGCAAGCGTTCATGCTGCGCGTGGTGCTGGAAAAGCCGGCGCTGCTGCAAAGCCAGCTGGCACTGGAAATGGCGATCTCCCGCCCGACCGCGACGCGCAGCCTCGACGGCTTGCAAAAGCTCGGCTTGATCGAGCGCCGCAACACCGAATCCGATGGCCGCGAATTCGCGATCCATCCCACAGAAGCGGCGCTCGCGCTCAAGGACGGCCTCAACGCCGCGAGTGGCGCCGTCACGCGCCGGCTCAAGAAAGCGCTCGGCGCCCCGCAGTTCGACGACACGGTCGCAAAGGTCCGGCAGGTTCGCGCCGGCCTGGAGTGA
- a CDS encoding D-hexose-6-phosphate mutarotase, producing the protein MNAITPATFGQLPAVRITAADGAQAVVTLYGAHLVSWKGADGQERIFCSAKSALDGSRAIRGGVPVIFPQFNERGSGMRHGFARVSTWALGEHGADGDTSFAEFELAPNDLAPERAAAWPHDFRLRLRVTVGANKLAMALEVDNRGADAFAFSCALHTYHLVDSIGAVRIDGLQAGPLAIGDTLDEIFYGVKGQVTLHAGSRKVELDQDGFTDAVVWNPGAANAAAMPDLEDDEYQRFVCIEPACIEPVTLAGGAQWRGHYGVSSQMGSGPQDQTPAS; encoded by the coding sequence ATGAACGCCATTACCCCGGCCACGTTCGGCCAGCTTCCGGCTGTCCGGATCACCGCCGCCGACGGCGCGCAAGCCGTCGTCACGCTGTATGGCGCCCACCTCGTGTCGTGGAAGGGCGCCGACGGCCAGGAACGGATTTTCTGCAGCGCGAAGTCGGCGCTCGATGGCAGCCGCGCGATCCGCGGCGGCGTGCCCGTCATCTTCCCGCAGTTTAACGAGCGCGGTTCGGGCATGCGCCACGGCTTCGCGCGCGTGTCCACGTGGGCGCTGGGCGAGCACGGCGCCGACGGCGATACGTCGTTTGCCGAATTCGAGCTGGCGCCGAACGACCTGGCGCCGGAACGCGCCGCGGCCTGGCCGCACGATTTCCGGCTGCGCCTGCGCGTGACGGTTGGCGCAAACAAGCTGGCGATGGCGCTGGAAGTGGACAACCGCGGCGCCGATGCGTTCGCGTTTTCGTGCGCGCTGCACACCTATCACCTGGTCGATTCAATCGGCGCGGTCAGGATCGACGGACTGCAGGCCGGCCCGCTGGCGATCGGCGACACGCTCGACGAGATTTTCTACGGGGTGAAGGGGCAAGTGACCTTGCACGCCGGGTCGCGCAAGGTCGAACTGGATCAGGATGGGTTCACCGATGCGGTGGTGTGGAATCCGGGCGCGGCGAATGCGGCGGCGATGCCGGACCTTGAGGACGACGAATACCAGCGCTTCGTCTGCATCGAGCCGGCCTGCATCGAGCCGGTGACGCTTGCGGGCGGCGCCCAGTGGCGCGGCCACTACGGGGTCTCAAGCCAGATGGGGTCAGGTCCGCAGGACCAGACCCCGGCTTCGTGA